The following is a genomic window from Amycolatopsis australiensis.
CGATCGGGTCGCGGTGGTAGCCGGCCATCTGCCAGCCCTGCTTGCAGGACTGCACGGCCCAGTCGGCCAGGTTGATGTCGGTGACGGTCGGCAGGTACTGCCCGGTGTCGCCCTCGCCGTAGTTGAAGTCGATGAGCAGCATCGGGCCGCCGACCGCGCCGACGTCGACCCGTTCCAGCAGGACCGACTCGACGAAGCCGCCGCGCACCGAGTTCGTCTTGATCCGGTGACAGCTGGCCAGTCCGGTGCTGTTCATCGTCAGGTCGTGGCCGTGCACGTTGCGCACGCCGCCGGTCATCTCGCTGCCGATGGTCACGCCGCCGTGCCCGTTGGCGAAGGTGCTGTGCGCGATCACGATGTTCTGGCAGGGCACGTTCACCCGGCGGCCGTCGGCGTTGCGACCGGCCTTGATGGCGATGCAGTCGTCGCCGGTGTTGAACGAGCAGCCGGTGATGAGCACTCCGTCGCAGGACTCCGGGTCGCAGCCGTCGGTGTTGGGGCCGCTGGAGTTCACCGTCACCCCGTCCACGGTCACGTTGGTGCACAGCACCGGGTTGAGGTGCCAGAACGGGCTGTTCGTGAACGTCACGCCCTGGATCAGCACCCGGTCGCAGCGGTAGGGCTGCATGAACGGCGGCCGGAAGTGGAAGCCCTGGCCGAACACCCGACCGCGCACCGGCACGCCGCCGTTCGCCTGGGCCTCCAGCTGCGGGAATTCGGCGTCGCCCAAGGATTTCCAGTCCCACCAGTGCGTCGCGTCGGCCTGGCCGTCCAGCACGCCGGAACCGGTGACGGCGATGTCGGTCTGGCCGTGGGCGTAGACCAGCGGCGAGTAGTTCATGAATTCGATGCCCTGCCAGCGGCTGTAGACGACGGGCAGGTAGTCGTTCGGATCGGTGCTGAACCGCAGCATGCTGCCGGCGGCCAGATGCAGGTCGACGTGGCTGAGCAGGTGGATCGGGCCGGTGGCGTGGATGCCGGTGACCAGTACGTGCCCGCCGCCGGCCCGGTGGCACGCTTCGATGGCCCGGCGGAAGGCCGAGGTGTCGTCGGTCCGCCCGTCGCCGACGGCGCCGAAGTGGGTCACGGGGAACCACTTGTCGGGGAAGCGTGGCCGGCATTCCGCCGAGGTCGCCGCAGACGAGGTGGCCGCGGTCGAGGTCGGCGCCGGGGTCAGCCCGATCAGCGGCACGGCCATGCCCGCGGTGAC
Proteins encoded in this region:
- a CDS encoding glycoside hydrolase family 28 protein, translated to MNLLDARDLIYYSGTPASARQLRGFDGVPTAITEAAMSDAFDRRTLLRLGVTAGMAVPLIGLTPAPTSTAATSSAATSAECRPRFPDKWFPVTHFGAVGDGRTDDTSAFRRAIEACHRAGGGHVLVTGIHATGPIHLLSHVDLHLAAGSMLRFSTDPNDYLPVVYSRWQGIEFMNYSPLVYAHGQTDIAVTGSGVLDGQADATHWWDWKSLGDAEFPQLEAQANGGVPVRGRVFGQGFHFRPPFMQPYRCDRVLIQGVTFTNSPFWHLNPVLCTNVTVDGVTVNSSGPNTDGCDPESCDGVLITGCSFNTGDDCIAIKAGRNADGRRVNVPCQNIVIAHSTFANGHGGVTIGSEMTGGVRNVHGHDLTMNSTGLASCHRIKTNSVRGGFVESVLLERVDVGAVGGPMLLIDFNYGEGDTGQYLPTVTDINLADWAVQSCKQGWQMAGYHRDPIGTVRLSDVEITAMSGANVATDVRNLRLRNVTIGGRPAG